Proteins encoded in a region of the Suricata suricatta isolate VVHF042 chromosome 10, meerkat_22Aug2017_6uvM2_HiC, whole genome shotgun sequence genome:
- the ANKRD54 gene encoding ankyrin repeat domain-containing protein 54 isoform X2, whose amino-acid sequence MPTTWKQQLLEDGADPCAADDKGRTALHFASCNGNDQIVQLLLDHGADPNQRDGLGNTPLHLAACTNHVPVITTLLRGGARVDALDRAGRTPLHLAKSKLNILQEGHSQCLEAVRLEVKQIIQMLREYLERLGRHEQRDRLDDLCTRLQMTSTKEQVDEVTDLLASFTSLSLQMQDLEKR is encoded by the exons ATGCCAACGACGTGGAAACAG CAGCTGCTGGAAGATGGTGCGGATCCCTGTGCAGCTGATGACAAGGGCCGCACCGCCCTACACTTTGCCTCCTGCAATGGCAATGACCAGATCG TGCAGCTGCTCCTGGACCACGGGGCTGATCCCAACCAGCGAGACGGACTGGGGAACACGCCGCTGCACCTGG CGGCCTGCACCAACCACGTCCCTGTCATCACCACGCTGCTGCGAGGAG GGGCCCGCGTGGACGCCCTGGACCGAGCTGGCCGCACGCCCCTGCACCTGGCCAAGTCCAAGCTGAACATCCTGCAGGAAGGCCACTCCCAGTGCCTGGAGGCAGTGCGGCTGGAGGTGAAGCAG ATCATCCAGATGCTGAGGGAGTACCTGGAGCGCCTGGGGCGGCACGAGCAGCGGGATCGGCTGGACGACCTCTGCACCCGCCTCCAGATGACCAGCACCAAAGAGCAG GTGGATGAGGTGACGGACCTCCTGGCCAGCTTCACGTCCCTCAGTTTGCAGATGCAGGACCTGGAGAAGAGGTAG
- the ANKRD54 gene encoding ankyrin repeat domain-containing protein 54 isoform X1, translating into MAAAAGGADDEPRSGRSSSDGECAVAPEPLTGPEGLFSFADFGSALGGGAGLPGRASGGAQSPLRYLHVLWQQDAEPRDELRCKIPAGRLRRAARPHRRLGPTGKEVHALKRLRDSANANDVETVQQLLEDGADPCAADDKGRTALHFASCNGNDQIVQLLLDHGADPNQRDGLGNTPLHLAACTNHVPVITTLLRGGARVDALDRAGRTPLHLAKSKLNILQEGHSQCLEAVRLEVKQIIQMLREYLERLGRHEQRDRLDDLCTRLQMTSTKEQVDEVTDLLASFTSLSLQMQDLEKR; encoded by the exons ATGGCAGCCGCCGCCGGGGGCGCGGACGACGAGCCGCGCTCCGGCCGTTCGAGTTCGGATGGAGAGTGCGCCGTGGCGCCGGAGCCGCTGACGGGCCCCGAGGGCCTCTTCTCCTTCGCGGATTTCGGGTCCGCTCTGGGCGGCGGCGCGGGCCTCCCCGGACGGGCGTCTGGCGGGGCCCAGTCCCCGCTGCGCTATCTGCACGTCCTGTGGCAGCAGGACGCGGAGCCCCGCGATGAGCTGCGCTGTAAGATCCCTGCCGGGCGGCTGAGACGCGCCGCCAGGCCCCACCGCCGGCTAGGGCCCACGGGCAAGGAGGTGCACG CCCTCAAGAGGCTGAGGGACTCGGCCAATGCCAACGACGTGGAAACAG TGCAGCAGCTGCTGGAAGATGGTGCGGATCCCTGTGCAGCTGATGACAAGGGCCGCACCGCCCTACACTTTGCCTCCTGCAATGGCAATGACCAGATCG TGCAGCTGCTCCTGGACCACGGGGCTGATCCCAACCAGCGAGACGGACTGGGGAACACGCCGCTGCACCTGG CGGCCTGCACCAACCACGTCCCTGTCATCACCACGCTGCTGCGAGGAG GGGCCCGCGTGGACGCCCTGGACCGAGCTGGCCGCACGCCCCTGCACCTGGCCAAGTCCAAGCTGAACATCCTGCAGGAAGGCCACTCCCAGTGCCTGGAGGCAGTGCGGCTGGAGGTGAAGCAG ATCATCCAGATGCTGAGGGAGTACCTGGAGCGCCTGGGGCGGCACGAGCAGCGGGATCGGCTGGACGACCTCTGCACCCGCCTCCAGATGACCAGCACCAAAGAGCAG GTGGATGAGGTGACGGACCTCCTGGCCAGCTTCACGTCCCTCAGTTTGCAGATGCAGGACCTGGAGAAGAGGTAG